Proteins from one Gossypium raimondii isolate GPD5lz chromosome 8, ASM2569854v1, whole genome shotgun sequence genomic window:
- the LOC128043014 gene encoding secreted RxLR effector protein 161-like — protein sequence MTSRYQVDPNKGHWVEVKNILKYLKKNKDTLLIYGAEEELSVKGYTDASFQTDKDDSRSQSGFLFFLNGGVVSWKSSKQDIIVDSTTEAEYIAASEAAKEVVWIKKFISELGVMPSIPDAIELCYDNEAIAQEKEPRSHQ from the coding sequence ATGACGAGTCGGTACCAAGTGGATCCCAATAAAGGTCATTGGGTTGAAGTTaaaaatatccttaagtacttgaaAAAGAATAAGGATACATTACTTATATATGGAGCTGAGGAAGAGCtgagtgtaaaaggttacactgatgctaGCTTCCAAACCGACAAGGATGATTCAAGATCGCAAtcaggttttttattttttcttaatggTGGCGTTGTGAGCTGGAAAAGTTCAAAGCAAGATATAATAGTTGATTCTACAACTGAGGCCGAGTACATTGCAGCCAGTGAGGCTGCAAAAGAGGTTGTTTGGATTAAGAAGTTCATATCTGAACTAGGGGTTATGCCTAGCATACCAGATGCTATAGAACTTTGTTATGATAACGAAGCCATTGCACAGGAAAAGGAACCCAGATCTCACCAGTGA